A genomic stretch from Kribbella jejuensis includes:
- a CDS encoding ABC transporter substrate-binding protein has protein sequence MPATSPAGLSRRGFLAAGGGLSLAAAFGLSACGGSSTAGSGKSADTLALLLPGDAPKGWDAVLAKVNDKLKNDLGFTIAPQFIAWSNYQQQSLLKFTAGENFDTALQARWLNMVQLVASKSLVPVGELIAKYPNLSKNLDPQLLEQNKWKGKLYGIPQVNSAARFHHFSLRQDLADKLGFGDITSFDQLEKYWYDVKQKQKITPVGVSSNMPKLLVAFAPVGWLNQHDWENPHVSVQSFSGGSFPFYLAQDGKSTGSAHPIPFWEAPGVVDALRKVRQYYLDGIINKDALNVDSSTIQSQFEAGRIATRWAMTDGLSSQSLAPLRKAVPSAQLANVVPLRGGKDAKPNQTFQADNFVVLNVKGQSNERAMQLEDWVSIKENHDLLSYGIEGTDWKPVGTDKFEQLTGYGFPGYALCWRQKLELKIKDITPTENAWFEWAQNYANFTLDPYASFVPDVTPVKRQDSQVAAAMTQYGNPLWIGAVDVDKGLDTLKKAVDKAGLADLQAEMDKQANAYLKGQ, from the coding sequence GTGCCCGCCACATCTCCCGCCGGCCTCAGCAGGCGCGGCTTCTTGGCCGCCGGCGGCGGCCTGTCCCTCGCGGCCGCGTTCGGACTCAGCGCCTGCGGCGGATCGTCGACCGCCGGTTCCGGCAAGTCCGCCGACACCCTCGCGCTGCTGCTGCCCGGTGACGCGCCCAAGGGCTGGGACGCGGTCCTTGCCAAGGTCAACGACAAGCTCAAGAACGACCTCGGCTTCACGATCGCACCGCAGTTCATTGCCTGGTCCAACTACCAGCAGCAGTCGCTGCTCAAGTTCACGGCCGGCGAGAACTTCGACACCGCGCTCCAGGCCCGCTGGCTGAACATGGTCCAGCTGGTCGCGAGCAAGTCGCTGGTACCGGTGGGCGAGCTGATCGCGAAGTACCCGAACCTGAGCAAGAACCTCGACCCACAGCTGCTCGAGCAGAACAAGTGGAAAGGGAAGCTGTACGGGATCCCGCAGGTCAACTCGGCCGCCCGGTTCCACCACTTCTCGCTCCGCCAGGACCTCGCCGACAAGCTCGGCTTCGGCGACATCACGTCGTTCGACCAGCTGGAGAAGTACTGGTACGACGTGAAGCAGAAGCAGAAGATCACGCCGGTCGGCGTCTCCTCGAACATGCCGAAGCTGCTGGTCGCGTTCGCGCCGGTCGGCTGGCTGAACCAGCACGACTGGGAGAATCCGCACGTCAGCGTGCAGAGCTTCAGCGGCGGCTCGTTCCCGTTCTACCTGGCGCAGGACGGGAAGAGCACCGGCTCCGCGCATCCGATCCCGTTCTGGGAGGCGCCTGGCGTCGTCGACGCGCTCCGCAAGGTCCGGCAGTACTACCTCGACGGCATCATCAACAAGGACGCGCTGAACGTGGACTCGAGCACGATCCAGTCCCAGTTCGAGGCCGGCCGCATCGCGACCCGGTGGGCGATGACCGACGGCCTGTCCTCGCAGTCGCTGGCGCCGTTGCGCAAGGCGGTACCGAGCGCGCAGCTCGCGAACGTCGTGCCGCTGCGCGGTGGGAAGGACGCCAAGCCGAACCAGACGTTCCAGGCGGACAACTTCGTCGTACTGAACGTCAAGGGACAGAGCAACGAACGGGCGATGCAGCTGGAGGACTGGGTCTCGATCAAGGAGAACCACGACCTGCTGAGCTACGGCATCGAGGGTACGGACTGGAAGCCGGTCGGGACGGACAAGTTCGAGCAGCTCACCGGCTACGGCTTCCCGGGGTACGCCCTGTGCTGGCGGCAGAAGCTCGAGCTGAAGATCAAGGACATCACGCCGACCGAGAACGCGTGGTTCGAGTGGGCACAGAACTACGCCAACTTCACCCTCGACCCGTACGCGTCGTTCGTACCGGACGTGACCCCGGTGAAGCGGCAGGACAGCCAGGTCGCCGCCGCGATGACGCAGTACGGCAACCCGTTGTGGATCGGCGCGGTCGACGTCGACAAGGGGCTCGACACGCTGAAGAAGGCGGTCGACAAGGCCGGGCTCGCGGACCTGCAGGCGGAGATGGACAAGCAGGCGAACGCGTACCTCAAGGGTCAGTGA
- a CDS encoding LacI family DNA-binding transcriptional regulator yields the protein MSAPRRKLAVVAREAGVSISTVSKVLRAYPDVAPATRTRVREVLRSAGYPLDCDRREKSALVDVVVASRSSGWAGEVLAGLADAAREPGVALVVTTVNGGEPVPRLWLERLFARGTRGVVGLDVEFTETQRAYLAAYEIPCVVVDSAATVSEVLPALLDPYLSRAG from the coding sequence ATGTCCGCCCCACGAAGGAAGCTGGCGGTGGTCGCGCGCGAGGCCGGGGTGTCGATCTCCACGGTGTCGAAGGTCCTGCGCGCGTACCCCGATGTCGCCCCGGCGACCCGGACGCGGGTCCGTGAGGTACTGCGCAGCGCCGGGTACCCGCTGGACTGTGATCGTCGCGAGAAGTCCGCGCTCGTCGACGTGGTCGTGGCCAGTCGGAGCAGCGGCTGGGCCGGTGAGGTACTCGCCGGTCTCGCCGACGCCGCGCGCGAACCGGGTGTGGCGTTGGTCGTGACGACGGTGAACGGGGGAGAGCCGGTCCCCCGGCTCTGGCTGGAACGGCTGTTCGCCCGCGGTACCCGCGGTGTTGTCGGACTGGATGTGGAGTTCACCGAGACACAGCGGGCGTACCTCGCGGCGTACGAAATCCCGTGCGTCGTGGTGGACAGTGCCGCGACGGTCTCCGAGGTACTGCCGGCTCTGCTCGACCCGTACCTCAGCCGAGCCGGCTGA
- a CDS encoding LacI family DNA-binding transcriptional regulator yields MPAKRKTTNSPTLADVAAHAGVSPATVSRVLAGNYPVSRSANQRVMRSIRELNYAANTHARALAGVQTKTIAFILADVRGQSFADAAHGVEQEASHRGWLSLIGTSQGEAARELALVQLMREQRAGAVILIGGVTNESADDRARMTELARSLHASGSLLVLCGRPSLGDDVPTAVIEYDNEQGAYAMTSHLLSQGHRRILFLAGAERQSTSDQRLAGHRRALHDFGVPDDRALVEHGTFTRASGYQLTKRRLAAGQDFTAVFAATDVVAAGVYAAAAEFGLSIPADLSVVGYDDVELAQDLRPRLTTVHVPYEELGRTAARIALDSAHQQPGWTGDHRLFTTHVVVRNSVSRLG; encoded by the coding sequence ATGCCGGCTAAGCGCAAGACCACGAACTCCCCCACGCTGGCCGATGTCGCGGCCCATGCCGGAGTGTCGCCCGCGACCGTCTCGCGGGTGCTGGCCGGCAACTATCCGGTCTCGCGCTCGGCGAACCAGCGGGTCATGCGGTCGATCCGCGAGCTCAACTACGCCGCCAACACCCACGCCCGGGCGCTCGCCGGGGTGCAGACGAAAACGATCGCGTTCATCCTCGCCGACGTCCGTGGGCAGTCGTTCGCGGACGCGGCGCACGGCGTCGAGCAGGAAGCGTCCCACCGCGGTTGGCTCAGCCTGATCGGGACCAGCCAGGGCGAGGCGGCGCGCGAACTCGCCCTGGTGCAGTTGATGCGCGAACAACGCGCCGGCGCTGTCATCCTGATCGGTGGCGTGACCAACGAATCCGCCGACGACCGGGCGCGGATGACCGAGCTGGCCCGGTCGTTGCACGCATCAGGTTCGCTGCTCGTGCTGTGCGGGCGGCCGTCGCTCGGCGACGACGTACCGACCGCCGTCATCGAGTACGACAACGAGCAGGGCGCGTACGCGATGACGAGCCATCTGTTGTCACAAGGGCACCGGCGGATCCTGTTCCTCGCCGGTGCCGAACGGCAGAGCACCAGCGATCAGCGTCTGGCCGGGCATCGTCGGGCGCTGCACGATTTCGGCGTACCGGACGACAGGGCGCTGGTGGAACACGGCACGTTCACCCGGGCGTCCGGCTATCAGTTGACCAAGCGCCGGCTCGCCGCCGGGCAGGACTTCACCGCGGTGTTCGCGGCGACCGACGTCGTCGCCGCGGGCGTGTACGCCGCCGCCGCCGAGTTCGGGCTGAGCATCCCAGCGGACCTCTCGGTCGTCGGGTACGACGATGTCGAACTCGCGCAGGACCTCCGCCCGCGGCTGACCACGGTCCACGTTCCGTACGAGGAACTCGGGCGGACGGCCGCGAGGATCGCGCTGGACTCCGCTCACCAGCAGCCCGGCTGGACCGGCGACCACCGGCTCTTCACGACCCACGTCGTGGTCCGGAACTCGGTCAGCCGGCTCGGCTGA
- a CDS encoding LacI family DNA-binding transcriptional regulator: MPRPTVKDVAAAAGVSATTVSRVLAGNYPVSASTRNRVLRAVQELDFVINAQARALVGGSTRTVAFIVRDLVGPLFAYIGQGVEQQATAEGRVCLVCTHHGDAERELELIELMREQQAEAVVLVGGGLRTPEHIERTAQIARSLERVGSRLVLCGRPPIGPDAPATVVEYDNEGGAFAVTNYLISLGHRRIAFVGAAEPEHTTTSARFDGFTRAHRAHGLTVDAELVVGGNFDRESGYQQTKALLARGTELTAIIGITDMVASGVLAALREAGLRVPEDVSVAGYDDIPLSADLSPALTTVHIPHEELGRAAVRLALHRDEYALDQHLLLGTHVVIRDSTAPPREDHAG; this comes from the coding sequence GTGCCGAGACCGACGGTGAAGGACGTCGCCGCCGCCGCGGGGGTCAGCGCCACGACGGTGTCGCGGGTTCTCGCCGGGAACTATCCGGTCAGCGCATCGACCCGCAACCGCGTACTGCGCGCCGTCCAGGAGCTCGACTTCGTCATCAATGCCCAGGCTCGGGCACTGGTCGGCGGTTCGACCCGGACCGTCGCGTTCATCGTCCGCGACCTGGTCGGCCCGCTGTTCGCGTACATCGGACAGGGCGTCGAACAACAGGCCACCGCCGAGGGCCGGGTCTGCCTGGTCTGCACACACCACGGTGACGCCGAGCGCGAACTCGAGCTGATCGAGCTGATGCGCGAGCAGCAGGCCGAGGCGGTCGTGCTCGTCGGCGGCGGTCTGCGGACGCCGGAGCACATCGAACGGACGGCCCAGATCGCGCGCTCGCTGGAACGGGTCGGCTCCCGGCTGGTGCTGTGCGGACGCCCGCCGATCGGCCCGGACGCCCCCGCGACCGTGGTGGAGTACGACAACGAAGGCGGCGCGTTCGCCGTGACCAACTACCTGATCTCGCTCGGTCATCGGCGGATCGCGTTCGTCGGCGCCGCCGAGCCGGAGCACACGACGACCAGTGCCCGGTTCGACGGGTTCACCCGGGCGCACCGCGCACACGGCCTGACGGTCGACGCCGAGCTCGTTGTCGGCGGCAACTTCGACCGTGAGTCCGGATACCAGCAGACCAAGGCGTTGCTGGCCCGCGGTACCGAGCTGACCGCGATCATCGGGATCACCGACATGGTCGCGAGTGGGGTCCTGGCCGCGCTTCGCGAGGCCGGCCTGCGGGTCCCCGAGGACGTCTCGGTCGCCGGGTACGACGACATCCCGCTCAGCGCGGATCTCAGTCCGGCACTGACCACCGTCCACATCCCGCACGAGGAGCTCGGGCGGGCCGCCGTACGGCTGGCGCTCCATCGGGACGAGTACGCGCTCGACCAGCACCTCCTGCTCGGCACGCACGTCGTGATCCGTGATTCGACCGCTCCGCCCAGGGAGGATCATGCCGGCTAA
- a CDS encoding alpha/beta fold hydrolase, whose amino-acid sequence MTANVEAVVPLWLDDTGSGEPLLLVHGWGGDAHAWNGLSFAGRRVIKVDLRGHGRSPVRRTGYRPADYARDLVALVERLAVGPVVAVGHSMGGQIVLELALERPDLVSAVVAIDPAYGADEAEVATFTDRLAGLRRHGAAAAVRQLGLPAGATRDQMLATPGHVLAESYAGMYTAPGAFGARPEAATRLANLTRPLLCLRPTPSMAEWDISLSLPYGSRIVLWNGCGHFLHQERPQQFVALVESWLTQ is encoded by the coding sequence ATGACCGCGAATGTCGAAGCCGTCGTCCCGCTCTGGCTGGACGATACCGGCAGCGGCGAGCCGTTGCTGCTCGTCCACGGCTGGGGCGGCGACGCCCACGCGTGGAACGGCCTGAGCTTCGCCGGACGCAGGGTCATCAAGGTCGATCTCCGCGGTCATGGGCGGTCGCCGGTACGGCGGACCGGATACCGGCCGGCCGACTACGCCCGGGACCTGGTTGCGCTGGTCGAACGGCTGGCCGTAGGTCCTGTGGTCGCGGTCGGGCACTCGATGGGCGGGCAGATCGTCTTGGAGCTCGCGCTGGAACGACCCGACCTGGTGAGCGCAGTCGTCGCGATCGATCCGGCGTACGGCGCGGACGAGGCTGAAGTGGCAACCTTCACCGACCGCCTCGCCGGACTGCGAAGGCATGGCGCCGCGGCCGCGGTCCGCCAGCTCGGCCTGCCCGCCGGCGCGACCCGCGACCAGATGCTCGCAACGCCGGGTCATGTGCTGGCCGAGAGCTATGCGGGGATGTACACGGCCCCCGGCGCCTTCGGCGCTCGTCCAGAAGCCGCAACCCGCCTGGCGAACCTGACCCGCCCGCTGTTGTGCTTACGCCCGACTCCGTCGATGGCCGAATGGGACATCAGCCTCTCGCTTCCGTACGGCTCCCGAATCGTCCTGTGGAACGGTTGCGGCCACTTCCTCCACCAAGAACGCCCCCAACAGTTCGTCGCCCTGGTGGAGAGCTGGCTGACCCAATAG
- a CDS encoding putative Ig domain-containing protein — translation MPESDVPSLSSMSRRTLLITTGAAALASATPAAGASTPAGASTSVGGPVVPAAIRHPGLLHDVDDLRRMRECVANRVSPVYDGYLAMAANSRSSYDYVVRNVGQITSWGRGPANYMNEAVSDSGAAYQNALMWSATGDVRYADKARDILDAWSASLGAITGADGQLGVGLQVFKFANAAEILRHSEYDGWAPDAVRRCEESFRTVWYPAVSGNALFANGNWDLAALQAILSIAVFCDDRVMLENAIRYAVAGAGNGRIEHIVVSATGQGQESGRSQSYAQLALGLLANCAAVAWNQGVDLFGHLDNRILDGFEYTARYNLGDDTVPFTVDLDRTGKYIKKVISTINRGAFQPIYELAYAHYVSRRGLQAPNVERVLFRDGKRSIEGTSDDHPAWGTFTQARTPVPQSPPAAPPGTPSGLTAHATDVGVVLTWASSVEPRSGDAASSYTILRATRSGSFTVVAEGIRATTYTDPTREPARYEVQAVNAVGASAESLPVAVAPTPWASEDVGHVVVPGATSFDGETFTIEAGGSDVGGAQDSFRFVYLPMRGDGVLTARVVHPVSSQYATVGVMMRQSLSPSSAHASMLIKGLPLHTWSGVWTVRSGGRTTATGSTPVPPAQQQSITIDAGFPISDLGTLPQSATPLPPPYVEAASDGYRLRRPYWVRLIRKNDVLTGLMSPDGSTWTEVGSSRIHLGRDVYAGLAVCSALGVDEPYAESTTAAFDNVTVQGWSGEKPGPPLGELRAGRDASAVELAWSDLDVAATYTVKRRHAGGPYRAIATGVQPRGFGVETRYRDVTAVPGQSYEYVVAKTNAAGSGPDSMPFTATMPTPAAPTVTSAATAFANVGTAFHFRVAASNDPVSFAVAGLPDGLSLDRKTGVISGTPRRTGTAEVQVSARNAAGVATAAVTLTVGTRPPAPWRYTDIGDYVLDERQLGSFSAVAIRTPGITSYDGQFIVRGAGSDLNVIGQGMTVQFAYLPVLGDATFTALIRSHGAGRAGLLMTKSLSPFDQLFGVVLAGGTPQFVQRLRVATGLVTSTGTGTPSWLRIRRTGDSFAAEVSADGQNWTALGVPGSIASFGSAQYYAGLAVVSSDPSALSTAVFDNVSLA, via the coding sequence ATGCCGGAGTCCGATGTTCCCTCGTTGTCGAGCATGAGCCGTCGTACGTTGCTGATCACGACCGGCGCCGCGGCACTCGCGTCCGCGACCCCAGCAGCCGGCGCGTCCACACCAGCCGGTGCATCCACATCGGTGGGCGGGCCTGTGGTGCCGGCGGCTATCAGGCACCCTGGACTGCTGCACGACGTTGACGACCTGCGGCGGATGCGGGAGTGCGTTGCGAACCGGGTGAGTCCGGTGTACGACGGATACCTGGCGATGGCGGCGAACAGCAGGTCGTCGTACGACTACGTGGTCCGCAACGTCGGTCAGATCACCTCGTGGGGGCGTGGTCCCGCGAACTACATGAACGAGGCGGTCAGCGACTCCGGCGCCGCGTACCAGAACGCGCTGATGTGGTCGGCGACCGGGGACGTGCGGTACGCCGACAAGGCGCGGGACATCCTCGACGCCTGGTCGGCCAGCCTGGGCGCGATCACCGGCGCGGACGGTCAGCTCGGCGTCGGCCTGCAGGTGTTCAAGTTCGCGAACGCCGCCGAGATCCTGCGGCACAGCGAGTACGACGGTTGGGCACCCGACGCTGTCCGGCGTTGTGAGGAGTCGTTCCGCACGGTCTGGTACCCGGCCGTCTCCGGCAACGCACTGTTTGCCAACGGCAACTGGGACCTCGCGGCCCTGCAGGCGATCCTGTCGATCGCCGTGTTCTGCGACGACCGCGTGATGCTCGAGAACGCGATCCGGTACGCCGTGGCCGGCGCGGGCAACGGCCGGATCGAACACATCGTCGTCTCGGCGACCGGGCAGGGTCAGGAGAGCGGTCGCTCACAGTCCTACGCCCAGCTGGCGCTCGGGCTGCTGGCGAACTGTGCGGCGGTGGCGTGGAACCAGGGCGTCGACCTGTTCGGTCATCTGGACAACCGGATCCTCGACGGGTTCGAGTACACGGCGCGCTACAACCTCGGCGACGACACGGTGCCGTTCACCGTCGACCTCGACCGCACGGGGAAGTACATCAAGAAGGTCATCTCGACGATCAACCGCGGTGCGTTCCAGCCGATCTACGAGCTTGCGTACGCGCACTACGTCAGCCGGCGCGGACTCCAAGCGCCCAACGTCGAGCGAGTGCTGTTCAGAGATGGCAAGCGTTCCATCGAGGGAACGAGTGACGACCACCCGGCGTGGGGCACCTTCACCCAGGCGCGGACACCCGTGCCACAGAGTCCCCCCGCGGCTCCGCCCGGTACTCCGAGCGGCTTGACGGCTCACGCCACGGACGTCGGCGTCGTGCTGACGTGGGCGTCATCGGTCGAGCCGCGCAGCGGGGACGCGGCCAGTAGCTACACGATCCTCAGAGCAACTCGCTCGGGAAGCTTCACGGTCGTTGCCGAGGGCATCCGGGCGACGACGTACACCGACCCGACCAGGGAGCCCGCGAGGTACGAGGTGCAAGCCGTGAACGCTGTCGGGGCCAGCGCCGAGTCACTGCCTGTGGCCGTTGCCCCGACTCCGTGGGCGAGCGAGGACGTCGGTCACGTCGTGGTCCCGGGTGCGACGAGCTTCGACGGCGAGACGTTCACGATCGAGGCGGGCGGTTCGGACGTCGGCGGCGCGCAGGACAGCTTCCGGTTCGTGTACCTGCCGATGCGCGGTGACGGTGTCCTCACGGCGCGGGTCGTGCATCCGGTGAGTTCGCAGTACGCGACCGTCGGAGTGATGATGCGGCAGAGTCTGTCGCCGTCGTCGGCGCATGCGTCGATGCTGATCAAGGGGCTCCCGTTGCACACGTGGAGCGGTGTATGGACGGTCCGGAGCGGCGGCCGGACCACTGCGACCGGAAGCACGCCCGTACCACCTGCGCAACAGCAGAGCATCACGATCGACGCCGGCTTCCCGATCTCCGATCTCGGGACGCTTCCGCAGTCCGCGACACCGTTGCCGCCCCCGTACGTCGAGGCAGCGAGCGACGGGTACCGGCTGCGGCGGCCGTACTGGGTCCGGCTGATCCGCAAGAATGACGTCCTGACCGGGCTGATGTCGCCCGACGGCAGCACCTGGACCGAGGTCGGCTCGTCACGGATCCACCTCGGCCGCGACGTGTACGCCGGTCTCGCGGTCTGCTCGGCCCTCGGCGTCGACGAGCCGTACGCCGAGTCGACCACGGCGGCCTTCGACAACGTGACTGTTCAGGGGTGGTCCGGCGAGAAGCCAGGCCCGCCGCTGGGTGAGCTGCGGGCCGGCAGGGACGCAAGCGCGGTCGAGTTGGCGTGGTCCGATCTGGACGTGGCGGCGACGTATACCGTCAAACGGCGGCACGCCGGTGGACCGTACCGGGCGATCGCCACGGGCGTGCAACCACGAGGCTTCGGCGTGGAGACCCGGTACCGGGACGTCACGGCAGTGCCGGGGCAGAGCTACGAGTACGTGGTCGCAAAGACGAACGCCGCTGGAAGCGGGCCGGATTCGATGCCGTTCACCGCGACGATGCCGACACCGGCCGCACCGACGGTCACCAGTGCCGCGACCGCGTTCGCCAACGTGGGAACGGCGTTCCACTTCCGTGTTGCTGCCAGCAACGATCCGGTCAGCTTCGCGGTGGCCGGTCTGCCGGACGGTCTCTCCCTCGACCGGAAGACCGGCGTCATCAGCGGTACGCCACGCCGGACCGGAACGGCCGAGGTCCAGGTCTCGGCCCGCAACGCCGCTGGTGTCGCGACCGCCGCTGTGACCCTCACGGTGGGCACCCGACCGCCGGCTCCGTGGCGGTACACCGACATCGGCGACTACGTGCTGGACGAGCGTCAACTGGGGAGCTTCAGCGCCGTCGCGATCAGGACGCCGGGGATCACCAGCTACGACGGACAGTTCATCGTGCGCGGCGCCGGCTCCGACCTCAACGTGATCGGTCAGGGCATGACGGTTCAGTTCGCCTACCTGCCGGTCCTGGGTGACGCGACGTTCACGGCTCTGATCCGGAGTCACGGCGCGGGCCGGGCCGGCCTGCTGATGACCAAGTCGCTGTCGCCGTTCGACCAGCTGTTCGGTGTGGTCCTCGCCGGTGGCACGCCGCAGTTCGTCCAGCGTCTGCGCGTCGCAACCGGACTCGTGACCAGTACGGGTACCGGTACGCCGAGCTGGCTGCGCATCCGGCGTACCGGGGACTCGTTCGCCGCGGAGGTGTCGGCCGACGGCCAGAACTGGACCGCGCTGGGCGTACCGGGTTCGATCGCGTCGTTCGGATCGGCGCAGTACTACGCGGGCCTGGCGGTCGTCTCGAGCGATCCTTCCGCGCTGAGCACGGCAGTCTTCGACAACGTGTCCCTGGCCTGA
- a CDS encoding response regulator transcription factor yields the protein MRVLIVEDEVPLAETVRHGLTEDGFVVEVVHNGEDAVWAATENPYDVIVLDIMLPKLNGYKVLEQIRERGVWAPVLMLTAKDGDYDQTDAFDLGADDYLTKPFSFIVLVARLRALIRRGAPERPVVMTAGDLHLDPVRRRVERAGQEIVLTRREYGLLEFLMRHRGETVSKAEILDSVWDPAFEGDPNVVEVYIRYLRLKLDAPFERNAIQTLRGMGYRLDPDGG from the coding sequence ATGCGGGTGCTGATAGTCGAGGACGAGGTCCCTCTGGCCGAGACGGTTCGGCACGGGCTGACCGAGGACGGGTTCGTGGTCGAGGTGGTGCACAACGGCGAGGACGCCGTCTGGGCCGCCACCGAGAACCCGTACGACGTGATCGTGCTCGACATCATGTTGCCGAAGCTGAACGGGTACAAGGTGCTCGAGCAGATCCGCGAACGCGGCGTCTGGGCGCCGGTGCTGATGCTGACCGCGAAGGACGGCGACTACGACCAGACCGACGCGTTCGACCTCGGTGCCGACGACTACCTGACCAAGCCGTTCAGCTTCATCGTCCTGGTCGCCCGGCTGCGCGCGCTGATCCGCCGCGGCGCGCCCGAACGCCCGGTGGTGATGACGGCGGGCGACCTGCACCTGGACCCGGTCCGGCGCCGGGTCGAACGGGCCGGCCAGGAGATCGTGCTGACCCGCCGCGAGTACGGCCTGCTCGAGTTCCTGATGCGGCACCGCGGAGAGACCGTCAGCAAGGCCGAGATCCTGGACAGCGTGTGGGACCCGGCCTTCGAAGGCGACCCGAACGTGGTCGAGGTCTACATCCGCTACCTGCGCCTCAAACTCGACGCGCCGTTCGAACGCAACGCCATCCAGACCCTCCGAGGCATGGGCTACCGCCTCGACCCGGACGGGGGCTAG
- a CDS encoding sensor histidine kinase has product MISRFRRASVRSRSTAAAVVVVAAAMALGAAVLLLLLQRALISAASDAADGRVADVAAQVGAEGVVNLSGYLSKTTRSSQIVQVLDDTGQVVAASSSRAESSPLTSLRPAPGAVQRAEVGEMPLLDDDHDYLIVARGIEYRGTTYTAVVAASVETQRATVATVTQYLMLGFPVLLIVVGLASWMLTGQALRPVERIRTRVRGIEASDLTERVPVPQTDDEIARLASTMNEMLDRLQAGQANQRRFVADASHELRSPLATVAAGLDVIEPSARGETWQGLHQLMTGEAERMRRLVENLLLLAKADDAALPMHRSDVDLDDLVETEIVRLRADGRLKVVADVQPVRVIGDRLRLSQLIRNLVENAATAAHTTIRLGTAERDGVAVLTVEDDGDGIPAEDRQRVFERFVRLDTSRTRASGGSGLGLSIVQEIAKAHHGTVTLTPAASQGTVATVTLPLPPD; this is encoded by the coding sequence GTGATCTCGCGGTTCCGCCGCGCCAGTGTCCGCAGCCGATCGACCGCGGCCGCGGTGGTGGTCGTCGCTGCCGCGATGGCGCTCGGAGCCGCGGTCCTCCTGCTGCTCCTGCAACGCGCCCTGATCAGCGCGGCCTCCGACGCCGCCGACGGACGGGTGGCGGACGTCGCCGCCCAGGTCGGGGCGGAAGGCGTCGTGAACCTCAGCGGTTACCTGTCGAAGACGACCCGCTCGAGCCAGATCGTGCAGGTACTGGACGACACCGGTCAGGTGGTCGCGGCGTCCTCGTCGCGGGCCGAGTCGAGTCCGCTGACCTCGTTACGGCCCGCGCCGGGGGCGGTGCAGCGCGCCGAGGTCGGCGAGATGCCCTTGCTGGACGACGATCACGACTACCTGATCGTTGCGCGAGGCATCGAATACCGCGGTACCACGTACACGGCGGTGGTCGCGGCGTCCGTCGAGACGCAGCGGGCCACGGTGGCCACGGTCACGCAGTACCTGATGCTCGGGTTCCCGGTCCTGCTGATCGTGGTCGGGCTGGCGAGCTGGATGCTGACCGGGCAGGCGCTGCGGCCGGTCGAGCGGATCCGGACCCGGGTGCGCGGCATCGAGGCGAGCGACCTGACCGAGCGGGTACCGGTACCGCAGACCGACGACGAGATCGCCCGGCTGGCGTCGACGATGAACGAGATGCTGGACCGGTTGCAGGCCGGCCAGGCGAACCAGCGCCGGTTCGTGGCTGACGCCAGCCACGAGCTCAGGTCGCCGCTCGCGACGGTGGCAGCGGGCCTGGACGTCATCGAACCGTCGGCGCGCGGGGAGACCTGGCAGGGGCTTCATCAGCTGATGACGGGCGAGGCCGAGCGGATGCGGCGGCTGGTCGAGAACCTGCTGCTGCTCGCGAAGGCCGACGACGCGGCGCTGCCGATGCACCGGTCCGACGTCGACCTCGACGACCTGGTCGAGACCGAGATCGTCCGGCTGCGTGCGGACGGCCGGCTGAAGGTGGTGGCCGACGTACAACCGGTCCGGGTGATCGGTGACCGGCTGCGGCTGAGTCAGCTGATCCGCAATCTGGTCGAGAACGCCGCGACCGCCGCGCACACCACGATCCGGCTCGGTACGGCGGAACGGGACGGCGTCGCGGTACTCACGGTCGAGGACGACGGGGACGGGATCCCGGCGGAAGACCGGCAGCGGGTGTTCGAGCGCTTCGTCCGCCTGGACACCAGCCGCACCCGCGCCAGCGGCGGCTCCGGCCTCGGCCTGTCGATCGTCCAAGAGATCGCCAAGGCGCATCACGGCACCGTCACATTGACCCCTGCCGCCTCACAGGGAACAGTCGCAACCGTCACTTTGCCGCTTCCGCCGGATTGA